Proteins encoded in a region of the Tribolium castaneum strain GA2 chromosome 7, icTriCast1.1, whole genome shotgun sequence genome:
- the LOC135265234 gene encoding uncharacterized protein LOC135265234 isoform X2, whose product MDFSSENEIDAIASAAVSNLLPAKSRPQYEKTYLQFRQWCSMKKIDQVTENVLLAYLEEKSTTLKPPTLWALYAMLKATLNVKENIDTRYRSKKSQILDKEDISKFINEADDKIYLLMKTVLILGISGALRREELVKMKLTDIEDKQSVLIVKVPDTKTHCERIFTVSNLENIEIVRKYRALRPPRATSDRLFLKYTNGKCVNQNVGINKIGEIPSLIAKWLNKDEPKKYTGHCFRRSSATLLANAGGDLISIKRHGGWRSSTVAESYIEDSLNNKIEIANKIQPSSSTEENKITQPSTSASFNGENNFHLQASSLRPLGINGGTFSSCTFNFHMSK is encoded by the exons atggattttagcagcgaaaacgaaatagatgcaattgcaagcgcggcagtgtcgaatcttttgcctgctaaatcaagaccgcagtacgaaaaaacgtatcttcagtttcggcagtggtgttctatgaaaaagattgatcaagtaacggaaaatgttttgttggcgtatttggaagaaaagtctaccaccttaaagccaccaacactctgggccctttatgcgatgttgaaaGCCACCTTAAACGTTAAAGAGAATATCGATACAC GTTACAGAAGCAAGAAGTcgcaaattttagacaaagaagacattagcaagtttattaatgaagcagatgacaagatatatttactgatgaag actgTGCTAATTTTGGGTATATCGGGAGCCCTTCGACGTGaagaattagttaaaatgaagctaactgacatagaagataaacagtctgtcttaattgtgaaggtgcctgatacaaaaacccactgcgaacgaatatttactgtttcaaatttagaaaatatagaaattgtcagaaaatatAGAGCTTTGCGGCCTCCACGGGCGACTAGTgaccgtttatttttaaagtataccaacggaaaatgtgtgaatcaaaatgttggaattaacaaaatcggagagataccaagtttgattgcaaagtggcttaacaaagacgaacctaaaaaatatactggtCACTGCTTCAGAAGAAGCTCTGCCACTCTTTTGGCGAATGCTGGAGGTgatctaatttcaattaaacgtcATGGGGGCTGGAGAAGCAGCACAGTGGCAGAAAGTTACATCGAGGactctttgaataataaaattgaaattgccaataaaattcaaccttcttcctccacagaagaaaacaaaatcactcAACCTTCTACATCGGCTTCTTTTAATGGCGAAAATAACTTTCATTTACAAGCGTCTTCACTCAGGCCTCTGGGGATAAACGGGGGCACGTTTTCGTcatgcacatttaattttcatatgtcaaagtaa
- the LOC135265234 gene encoding uncharacterized protein LOC135265234 isoform X1, translating into MDFSSENEIDAIASAAVSNLLPAKSRPQYEKTYLQFRQWCSMKKIDQVTENVLLAYLEEKSTTLKPPTLWALYAMLKATLNVKENIDTRKFPKLVPYLKSKSVGYRSKKSQILDKEDISKFINEADDKIYLLMKTVLILGISGALRREELVKMKLTDIEDKQSVLIVKVPDTKTHCERIFTVSNLENIEIVRKYRALRPPRATSDRLFLKYTNGKCVNQNVGINKIGEIPSLIAKWLNKDEPKKYTGHCFRRSSATLLANAGGDLISIKRHGGWRSSTVAESYIEDSLNNKIEIANKIQPSSSTEENKITQPSTSASFNGENNFHLQASSLRPLGINGGTFSSCTFNFHMSK; encoded by the exons atggattttagcagcgaaaacgaaatagatgcaattgcaagcgcggcagtgtcgaatcttttgcctgctaaatcaagaccgcagtacgaaaaaacgtatcttcagtttcggcagtggtgttctatgaaaaagattgatcaagtaacggaaaatgttttgttggcgtatttggaagaaaagtctaccaccttaaagccaccaacactctgggccctttatgcgatgttgaaaGCCACCTTAAACGTTAAAGAGAATATCGATACACGTAAGTTTCCGAAGTTAGTGCCCTACCTGAAAAGCAAAAGCGTAGGTTACAGAAGCAAGAAGTcgcaaattttagacaaagaagacattagcaagtttattaatgaagcagatgacaagatatatttactgatgaag actgTGCTAATTTTGGGTATATCGGGAGCCCTTCGACGTGaagaattagttaaaatgaagctaactgacatagaagataaacagtctgtcttaattgtgaaggtgcctgatacaaaaacccactgcgaacgaatatttactgtttcaaatttagaaaatatagaaattgtcagaaaatatAGAGCTTTGCGGCCTCCACGGGCGACTAGTgaccgtttatttttaaagtataccaacggaaaatgtgtgaatcaaaatgttggaattaacaaaatcggagagataccaagtttgattgcaaagtggcttaacaaagacgaacctaaaaaatatactggtCACTGCTTCAGAAGAAGCTCTGCCACTCTTTTGGCGAATGCTGGAGGTgatctaatttcaattaaacgtcATGGGGGCTGGAGAAGCAGCACAGTGGCAGAAAGTTACATCGAGGactctttgaataataaaattgaaattgccaataaaattcaaccttcttcctccacagaagaaaacaaaatcactcAACCTTCTACATCGGCTTCTTTTAATGGCGAAAATAACTTTCATTTACAAGCGTCTTCACTCAGGCCTCTGGGGATAAACGGGGGCACGTTTTCGTcatgcacatttaattttcatatgtcaaagtaa